The Schizosaccharomyces pombe strain 972h- genome assembly, chromosome: I genome contains a region encoding:
- the pol1 gene encoding DNA polymerase alpha catalytic subunit, with protein sequence MRKRNAGIKPSQRFAELRALRQAGKTRASTYESKENEELYDNVSEEEYRKIVRQRLDEDDFVVDDNGAGYVDNGYDEWDQSHYSDEDDENEKGSSGRKRKKSKNVLAEPNQQIGAFFKANAIQPASRIANRKNNEKEDEFMAEILGSIDQDIPERLSTKKGNRSHTTSNAKRRSQKAASSISTTNVVSSDPKKYIPETVPSTPQPASSLPIPSSPPAALETEENVDSQPMELDEPELPVGSDAPIIDVEESIAMKPLMSHDQVDDTASLSKATISQQPLSPMTPLSSELDVSAFSEINSKIKNVDVPASSYSSPISKVSPSDVTEEDGSLFFFWMDYTEMYGSLCLFGKVYDKATKQYVSCFLKVDGIMRSLYFLPRPSSSSVSEDSIAAQTKDVYDEVANLLSKRGVKEWKSRVSKYKYAFELEDVPRTADYLEVIYSYSYPALPTDLTGSSFSHVFGTNTALFEQFVLSRRVMGPCWLKIQQPNFDAVKNASWCRVEIGCSSPQNISVSFEKNEITSKTPPMTVMSLAFRTLINKEQNKQEVVMISARIFENVDIEKGLPANDMPSYSFSLIRPLKQIFPNGFEKLARQHKSSIFCERSEVSLLNNFLNKVRTYDPDVYFGHDFEMCYSVLLSRLKERKIHNWSSIGRLRRSEWPRSFNRSSQQFVEKQIIAGRLMCDLSNDFGRSMIKAQSWSLSEIVLKELDIKRQDINQEKALQSWTDTAHGLLDYLVHCEIDTFFIAAVAFKIQMLQLSKNLTNIAGNSWARTLTGTRAERNEYILLHEFKKNGYIVPDKQQSIRRHAEAFGAEDGLQEESLGKKKDKYKGGLVFEPQKGLYETCILVMDFNSLYPSIIQEYNICFTTVDRSPSNSDSDDQIPDTPSASANQGIFPRLIANLVERRRQIKGLLKDNSATPTQRLQWDIQQQALKLTANSMYGCLGYTKSRFYARPLAVLITYKGREALMNTKELADQMGLQVIYGDTDSVMLNTNVTDKNHALRIGNEFKEKVNERYSKLEIDIDNVYQRMLLHAKKKYAALQLDSQGKPNLDVKGLDMKRREFCTLAKEASKFCLDQILSGELTETVIENIHSYLMDFSEKMRNGKFPANKFIIFNRLGKNPEDYPNGKTMPFVQVALKKKARGENVRVGDVIPFIIAGSDADGHPADRAYSPQEIMNTNSTLVIDYNYYLSHQILPPIERVIAPIEGTNRARLAECLGLDARKYYSHETSESSAFQRYESTLTDDQCFINVSPLLLKCPSCNATSFSLRSVKSLKETLYANTVECDCGYEYSDFTIILQFSSQLRDFINLYYEGILVCDDSSCGNRTRQMSVYGKRCCNKSCRGSVHFEYNDEQLYNQIKFLLKAVQTTTGATRNGIIRCNAINKNISRIMNKNAREFVDMGLIFSS encoded by the exons ATGAGAAAGAGAAACGCGGGGATAAAGCCGTCTCAAAGATTTGCTGAGTTACGGGCTCTTCGTCAAGCCGGAAAAACAAGGGCTAGCACATACgaaagcaaagaaaatgaagaattatATGACAATGTTTCAGAGGAAGAATATCGCAAGATTGTTCGACAACGACTGGATGAGGATGACTTTGTCGTAGACGATAACGGGGCTGGTTATGTGGATAATGGATATGATGAGTGGGATCAAAGTCATTACAGTGACGAGgatgatgaaaatgaaaaaggatCGTCTGgtcgaaaaagaaaga AATCGAAGAACGTTCTAGCTGAACCTAATCAACAAATTGGCgcgttttttaaagcaaatgcTATCCAACCTGCTTCACGTATCGCAAatcgaaaaaataatgagaAGGAAGATGAATTCATGGCTGAAATTCTTGGCTCAATCGACCAAGATATTCCCGAACGCCTCTCGACAAAAAAGGGAAATCGTTCTCATACTACATCAAATGCCAAACGTCGCTCTCAGAAAGCTGCTTCCTCAATAAGTACAACTAACGTTGTTTCTTCTGATCCCAAAAAATACATCCCAGAAACTGTACCTTCAACTCCTCAACCTGCTAGCAGTCTTCCTATTCCCAGCTCCCCACCTGCTGCACTCGAGACAGAAGAAAATGTCGACAGTCAACCAATGGAATTAGACGAACCAGAACTCCCCGTTGGATCTGATGCACCCATTATTGACGTTGAAGAATCTATTGCCATGAAGCCATTGATGAGTCATGATCAGGTCGATGACACCGCATCGCTTTCAAAAGCTACTATTTCTCAGCAACCTCTATCACCAATGACACCTTTATCTTCGGAACTTGACGTCTCTGCTTTTTCTGAAATTAATTCTAAGATAAAGAATGTAGATGTTCCTGCTTCGTCCTATTCATCtccaatttcaaaagtatcACCATCTGATGTTACTGAAGAGGATggttctttgttttttttttggatggATTATACCGAGATGTACGGCTCATTGTGTCTATTTGGCAAAGTATATGATAAAGCTACTAAACAGTATGTTTCGTGCTTTCTCAAGGTCGATGGGATAATGCGTTCTTTATACTTCCTTCCCCGCCCATCATCATCCTCAGTTTCTGAAGATTCTATTGCAGCGCAAACTAAAGATGTTTACGACGAAGTAGCCAATTTGTTATCTAAAAGGGGTGTCAAGGAATGGAAATCAAGAGTCTCCAAGTATAAATATGCTTTCGAATTAGAAGATGTTCCTCGGACCGCTGATTACTTAGAGGTAATTTATTCCTATTCTTATCCTGCTCTGCCTACTGATTTGACTGGTTCTTCTTTCTCACACGTTTTTGGAACTAATACCGCCTTATTCGAGCAGTTTGTCTTAAGTAGAAGAGTTATGGGTCCTTGTTGGCTGAAAATACAACAACCAAATTTTGATGCTGTAAAAAATGCTAGTTGGTGCCGGGTCGAAATAGGATGTTCGTCACCTCAGAACATTTCTGTTTCtttcgaaaaaaatgaaattactTCGAAAACGCCTCCAATGACGGTGATGAGTCTTGCATTTAGAACGCTGATTAACAAAGAGCAAAACAAGCAAGAAGTCGTTATGATTAGTGCTAggatttttgaaaatgttgaCATTGAAAAAGGTTTGCCTGCAAATGACATGCCCTCGTATTCCTTTTCGTTGATTCGTCCTTTGAAGCAAATCTTTCCAAATGGTTTTGAAAAGCTAGCTCGCCAGCACAAATCTTCCATCTTTTGTGAGAGGTCTGAAGTTTCGTTGCTTaataatttcttaaatAAAGTTCGTACATACGATCCTGATGTTTATTTTGGGCatgattttgaaatgtgCTACTCAGTATTGTTATCTAGACTGAAAGAACgaaaaattcataattGGAGTAGTATTGGTCGACTTCGAAGAAGCGAATGGCCACGTTCGTTTAATAGAAGCTCTCAACAGTTCGTAGAAAAACAGATTATTGCTGGAAGGCTTATGTGTGATTTATCTAACGACTTTGGTCGATCTATGATTAAAGCCCAATCTTGGAGTTTATCTGAAATAGTACTTAAGGAGCTTGACATTAAACGTCAAGACATTAATCAAGAGAAGGCATTGCAATCATGGACCGATACGGCTCACGGCTTATTGGATTATTTAGTTCACTGTGAAATTGACACATTCTTTATTGCTGCCGTCGCATTCAAAATTCAGATGCTTCAGCTATCAAAGAATTTAACAAACATTGCTGGTAACTCTTGGGCTAGAACATTAACAGGTACCAGAGCGGAAAGAAACGAATACATTCTTCTTCacgaatttaaaaaaaatggatatATTGTCCCGGATAAACAACAAAGTATTAGAAGACATGCTGAAGCTTTTGGTGCAGAAGACGGTCTGCAAGAAGAATCTCTTGGcaagaaaaaagataaatacaAAGGTGGATTGGTTTTTGAGCCTCAAAAAGGACTTTATGAAACTTGTATTTTGGTGATGGACTTCAATAGTTTATATCCAAGTATTATCCAAGAATacaatatttgttttactaCTGTTGACAGATCTCCTTCTAACTCTGATTCCGACGATCAAATTCCCGATACTCCATCTGCCTCGGCCAATCAAGGTATATTTCCTCGATTAATTGCAAATCTTGTGGAACGTCGACGCCAAATTAAAGGACTATTAAAGGATAACTCTGCCACTCCCACACAAAGGCTGCAATGGGATATCCAACAACAAGCCCTGAAGTTAACTGCAAACTCCATGTATGGCTGCCTGGGATATACGAAGTCTCGATTCTATGCACGTCCGTTGGCTGTTCTGATTACTTATAAGGGTAGGGAAGCCTTGATGAATACTAAAGAACTTGCGGATCAAATGGGACTTCAAGTAATTTATGGCGATACCGATTCAGTTATGCTCAATACGAACGTAACAGACAAGAACCATGCTCTTCGAATTGGTAATGAATTTAAGGAAAAGGTAAATGAACGTTATAGTAAACTAGAAATTGATATCGATAACGTTTATCAGCGCATGCTTCTGCATGCTAAGAAAAAGTACGCGGCTTTACAGCTTGATTCTCAAGGGAAGCCCAATTTAGATGTAAAGGGCTTGGATATGAAACGTCGTGAGTTTTGTACTTTAGCTAAGGAGGCtagtaaattttgtttggaTCAAATTTTATCTGGTGAATTAACGGAAACcgtaattgaaaatattcattcttATTTAATGGATTTTTCCGAAAAAATGCGTAATGGGAAGTTTCCGGCtaacaaatttataatattcAATCGTTTGGGAAAAAATCCAGAAGATTATCCAAATGGAAAGACGATGCCATTCGTGCAGGTGGCtcttaaaaagaaagctaGAGGAGAGAATGTTCGTGTAGGCGATGTTATTCCTTTCATTATTGCTGGTAGTGACGCTGACGGACACCCTGCCGACCGAGCTTATAGTCCGCAAGAAATAATGAATACAAATTCCACATTAGTTATTGACTACAATTATTATCTTTCGCATCAAATTCTCCCTCCTATCGAGCGTGTTATAGCACCGATTGAAGGAACAAACCGTGCTCGCTTAGCTGAATGCTTAGGTTTGGATGCTCGAAAATACTACTCACATGAGACTTCTGAATCATCTGCGTTTCAGCGGTATGAGTCTACGCTCACTGATGACCAGTGTTTTATTAACGTTTCCCCATTACTATTGAAATGTCCATCCTGTAATGCTACATCATTTTCCCTACGATCTGTAAAGTCCTTGAAGGAAACGTTGTATGCGAATACAGTAGAATGTGATTGTGGATATGAGTATTCGGACTTTACTATTATTCTTCAATTCTCATCTCAACTCAGagattttattaatctTTATTATGAAGGAATTTTAGTATGTGATGATTCTTCTTGTGGTAATCGAACACGACAAATGAGTGTGTATGGAAAGCGTTGTTGTAACAAATCATGTCGTGGAAGCGttcattttgaatataatGATGAACAATTATATAACCAGATTAAGTTCCTGCTAAAAGCTGTTCAAACAACCACCGGGGCTACCAGAAATGGAATCATTAGATGCAATGCcatcaacaaaaatatcTCTCGAATAATGAACAAAAATGCGCGTGAATTTGTAGATATGGGACTGATATTTTCATCGTGA
- the rps1401 gene encoding 40S ribosomal protein uS11 — translation MATNVGPQIRSGELVFGVAHIFASFNDTFVHITDLTGKETIVRVTGGMKVKTDRDESSPYAAMLAAQDAAAKCKEVGITALHIKIRATGGTATKTPGPGAQAALRALARAGMRIGRIEDVTPIPTDSTRRKGGRRGRRL, via the coding sequence ATGGCAACCAACGTTGGGCCTCAAATTCGTTCCGGTGAGCTTGTTTTCGGTGTTGCTCACATCTTTGCTTCTTTCAACGATACTTTCGTTCACATCACTGATTTGACCGGCAAGGAAACCATCGTTCGTGTTACTGGTGGTATGAAGGTCAAGACTGATCGTGATGAGTCTTCTCCATACGCTGCTATGTTAGCCGCCCAAGACGCTGCTGCTAAGTGCAAGGAAGTTGGTATCACTGCTCTTCACATCAAGATCCGTGCTACTGGTGGTACTGCTACAAAGACCCCGGGTCCCGGTGCTCAAGCTGCTCTTCGTGCCTTGGCCCGTGCTGGTATGCGTATTGGTCGTATTGAGGATGTTACTCCCATTCCTACCGACTCTACCCGTAGAAAGGGTGGTCGTCGTGGTCGCAGACTGTGA
- the rpl702 gene encoding 60S ribosomal protein L7b codes for MVASSTVPSVASIFAPESLLKKTKAQKQSREQIVAAAAEKKSARQKKRELIAKRAEAYEAEYRAAEREQIELARKARAEGNYFVPHEPKLIFVVRIRGINNIPPKARKIMQLLRLLQINNGIFVKFNKAIKEMLQVVEPYVTYGIPNHKTVRELIYKRGFGKVNKQRIPLSDNAIIEAALGKYSILSVEDLIHEIYTVGPNFKQAANFLWPFKLSSPLGGWRERKFKHFIEGGDAGKRDEHINGLVQKML; via the exons ATGGTTGCCTCCTCGACCGTCCCTAGCGTAGCCTCTATCTTTGCTCCCGAGTCTCTTCTCAAGAAGACTAAGGCTCAGAAACAATCTCGCGAACAGATTGTCGCTGCAGCTGCTGAAAAGAAGTCT GCTCGCCAAAAGAAGCGTGAACTCATAGCTAAACGTGCTGAGGCTTATGAAGCTGAATACCGTGCTGCTGAGCGTGAGCAGATTGAACTTGCTCGTAAGGCTCGTGCCGAGGGCAACTACTTTGTTCCTCATGAGCCCAAGTTGATCTTTGTTGTTCGTATCCGTGGTATTAACAATATTCCTCCCAAGGCTCGTAAGATCATGCAATTGCTCCgtcttttgcaaattaacAATGGCATTTTTGTCAAATTCAACAAGGCTATTAAGGAAATGCTCCAAGTCGTTGAGCCTTACGTTACTTATGGTATTCCTAACCACAAAACTGTTCGTGAGTTGATCTACAAACGTGGTTTTGGTAAGGTCAACAAGCAACGTATTCCTTTGTCTGATAACGCTATCATTGAAGCCGCCTTGGGTAAATATTCCATCTTATCTGTTGAGGATTTGATTCATGAAATTTACACTGTTGGTCCTAACTTCAAGCAAGCTGCCAACTTCCTCTGGCCCTTCAAGCTTTCTTCTCCTTTGGGAGGCTGGAGAGAACGTAAGTTCAAGCATTTTATTGAGGGCGGTGATGCTGGCAAGCGTGATGAGCATATCAATGGTTTAGTTCAAAAGATGCTTTAA
- the aar2 gene encoding U5 snRNP-associated protein Aar2, producing the protein MSIEFVGWLNTYYVGIDQSSYEASKLPGIRNVKGGIHLFTWSPTYPAGLISGVFAMVHEDMKYSIDFDSKSETASLQKLDVLYDENFYPFESTKDWDLLTKFITVQDLQRIFATEGEFFYLDTSTYVNADLVSQDPEFSKPSRDDKLLNFAEFNLRRSWSPSATGPERSKQAIDKSFLFQRLVQSVWNDNPISALAELSISFLSYSILSHYGALEHWKNMLSLLLQSYELAETEPEFYASFLELFKLQLSSLSESDLETSAIFEKGVLLSCLDSLSERKVDGSFGSLVNEAIENLLKTISELLNSHEEQAGLMQKGDLYSAADYEAEVHETGDYVIDVSTEEDPIH; encoded by the coding sequence ATGAGTATAGAGTTTGTCGGATGGTTAAATACATATTACGTTGGCATTGATCAGAGTTCATATGAAGCTAGTAAGCTTCCAGGTATTCGAAATGTAAAAGGTGGAATTCATCTTTTCACTTGGTCTCCAACATACCCTGCTGGATTAATTTCTGGAGTTTTTGCTATGGTCCATGAAGATATGAAATATAGTATCGACTTTGATTCGAAATCTGAAACAGCTTCTTTGCAGAAGCTTGATGTATTATATGACGAAAACTTTTATCCCTTTGAATCAACAAAGGATTGGGACTTGTTGACGAAGTTCATTACAGTTCAAGATCttcaaagaatttttgCTACTGAAGGTGAATTTTTCTACTTAGACACTTCAACGTATGTCAACGCTGATCTTGTGTCACAAGATCCGGAATTCTCAAAACCCTCTCGAGACGATAAACTATTAAATTTCGCTGAATTCAATTTACGACGAAGCTGGTCGCCGTCTGCCACTGGACCTGAACGGTCTAAGCAAGCAATTGATAAAtcgtttttgtttcaaagaCTCGTCCAAAGCGTGTGGAATGACAATCCCATCTCTGCATTAGCGGAATTATCAATTTCCTTTCTGAGCTACTCTATTCTCTCCCACTATGGTGCTTTGGAGCATTGGAAGAATATGTTGAGTTTGCTATTGCAGTCTTATGAATTGGCGGAAACTGAACCAGAGTTTTACGCTTCCTTTTTGGAGCTTTTCAAACTTCAGCTTAGCTCACTAAGTGAATCCGACTTAGAAACGTCTGCCATTTTTGAGAAAGGCGTTTTACTATCTTGCCTTGATAGTCTAAGTGAAAGGAAAGTGGATGGTAGCTTTGGTTCTCTAGTAAACGAAGCGATAGAAAATCTCCTAAAAACTATTTCTGAGTTATTGAATTCTCATGAAGAACAAGCCGGTTTAATGCAGAAAGGAGATTTGTACAGTGCTGCCGACTATGAAGCTGAAGTTCACGAAACCGGTGACTATGTTATAGACGTAAGCACTGAAGAAGATCCAATTCACTGA
- the pkl1 gene encoding kinesin-14 family minus-end directed microtubule motor Pkl1, translated as MVIENTKDISINTGYKRQEDALNTDSEDLIYRPKKIIKTNQEDAVHDLKYENFVSKNHVLQSDINGKKRDSNRDKAAVVTAPIASTHESNYEESVSKFKESWLPQLKDLIESHKTICESTLAYESDQAMASSNTLKRIKDLKSKPKNIIQLERLHMLSNGEHRLLSKDETDDIESAYLNLRSHLQVQEQVYAEKDHEYSLQLQSYREAAEKAKQDILETKENLSSELSISNIQLKEAKERLEAANASYQKLRREHKELALYHEKKTHSLVCNLNGERKSFGDFVENEVKSYKHEYANICESLRRALVLIQGSCTEKILRFKEKILDLLEMKQQEENDRISHIEYENDLTVKKLKRRISELEMAVKEYESEKSYSEKEYEEKISSLRIELEDKLAEIDMLRNKLLKEEHKHHSTSEKLEELSKYVASIQDKERNNGQNALELQARIQQLERRNEDMYNKLLAEEIIRRKLHNDIQELKGNIRVFCRVRPLLPSEESEYCIADVLQFPDKDALEPQKLILKGPNVESSLGHTYDRNYEFSFDRVFAPESDNSSVFEEISQLIQSAIDGYNVSIFAYGQTGSGKTYTMSSQDGMIAMSIKHIFNYLSTLREKGWVYKLRGQFLEIYNETIYDLLNKAEMLKNPKHDIHHDEKERRTTVDNVSIIDFNEEDTVYKMLNRAGENRFIAATKANERSSRSHTVFMLYIDGENSRTKQICKGTLNLVDLAGSERLSYSQAVGDRLRETQAINKSLSCLGDVIHALGNASNSTTKEKSHIPYRNSKLTYLLKYSLGKGAKTLMFVNVSPLKSQFMDTLNSLRFATKVNDTKVGSIKHYKR; from the exons ATGGTAATTGAG AATACAAAGGACATTTCCATAAACACAGGGTATAAACGACAGGAAGATGCTTTAAACACAGATTCTGAGGACTTAATATATCgaccaaaaaaaattattaaaacaaatcaaGAGGATGCAGTACATGATTTGAAATACGAAAATTTCGTATCAAAAAATCACGTTTTACAAAGCGACATTAATGGCAAGAAGAGGGACAGCAATCGAGACAAGGCCGCTGTAGTCACAGCGCCAATTGCTTCTACTCATGAATCTAATTACGAAGAATCTGTTTCCAAATTTAAAGAGAGTTGGCTGCCTCAATTAAAAGATCTCATTGAATCTCATAAAACAATATGCGAATCAACGTTAGCCTACGAGAGTGATCAAGCTATGGCTTCTTCTAATACATTAAAGAgaataaaagatttaaaaagcaaaccaaaaaatattatacaGTTAGAAAGGTTGCATATGCTATCTAATGGCGAACATCGTTTATTATCGAAAGACGAAACCGATGATATTGAGTCTGCATACTTGAACCTTAGATCACATCTTCAGGTACAAGAACAGGTTTACGCTGAAAAGGATCATGAATATTCGTTACAACTTCAATCATACAGAGAGGCAGCAGAAAAGGCCAAGCAAGATA TTTtagaaacaaaagaaaatctttCCTCTGAATTATCGATATCGAATATCCAGTTGAAGGAAGCCAAGGAAAGGTTAGAAGCTGCGAATGCAAGCTACCAAAAGCTACGTCGAGAACACAAAGAACTTGCACTTTAtcatgaaaagaaaacacaTTCTCTAGTTTGTAATCTAAATGGTGAACGAAAATCCTTTGGGGATTTTGTTGAGAACGAAGTAAAGTCATATAAACATGAATATGCCAATATTTGTGAATCACTTCGGAGAGCTCTAGTGCTGATACAAGGTTCTTGTACTGAGAAAATTTTGcgttttaaagaaaaaattctgGACTTATTAGAAATGAAAcaacaagaagaaaatgatcGAATATCCCACATTGAATATGAGAATGATTTAACGGTTAAAAAGCTTAAAAGGAGAATATCTGAGTTGGAAATGGCAGtaaaagaatatgaatCGGAAAAATCATACTcggaaaaagaatatgaagaaaaaatctcCTCTCTGCGTATAGAATTAGAAGACAAGTTAGCTGAAATTGACATGCTTCGAAATAAACTGTTAAAGGAAGAGCATAAACACCACTCTACATCTGAAAAACTTGAAGAACTTTCTAAATATGTTGCAAGTATTCaagataaagaaagaaataatgGCCAGAACGCATTGGAACTACAAGCTCGAATCCAACAGCTGGAACGGAGAAATGAAGATATGTATAATAAACTGTTAGCAGAAGAAATAATCAGACGAAAGCTGCATAACGACATTCAAGAACTAAAGGGAAATATTCGAGTTTTTTGTAGGGTTAGACCACTACTCCCAAGTGAAGAATCCGAATATTGCATTGCTGATGTTTTACAATTTCCAGATAAAGACGCACTAGAGCCACAAAAACTTATTCTTAAAGGGCCTAATGTTGAATCATCACTCGGGCATACTTATGATCGTAATTATGAATTTTCCTTTGATCGAGTCTTTGCTCCTGAAAGCGATAACTCGTCCGTTTTTGAGGAAATATCACAGTTAATTCAAAGCGCTATTGatggttataatgttaGTATATTTGCATATGGACAAACAGGATCGGGTAAGACGTACACAATGTCGTCACAAGACGGTATGATAGCGATGTCAATTAAgcatatatttaattatctATCAACCTTGAGGGAGAAAGGGTGGGTGTATAAATTGAGAGGTCagtttttggaaatttacAATGAAACGATTTATGATCTATTAAACAAAGCGgaaatgttgaaaaatcCTAAGCACGATATTCATCATgatgaaaaggaaagacGAACAACAGTGGATAACGTTTcaataattgattttaatgaagaagataCTGTTTACAAGATGCTAAATCGAGCAGGAGAAAATCGATTTATAGCAGCgacaaaagcaaatgaaCGGTCTTCAAGATCACACACTGTTTTCATGCTGTATATAGATGGTGAAAATTCTAGAACCAAACAAATATGTAAAGGTACGCTAAATCTAGTTGATTTGGCAGGTTCTGAGCGGTTAAGTTACAGTCAGGCAGTTGGGGATAGACTACGAGAAACGCAAGCTATTAATAAAAGTCTCAGCTGTCTTGGCGATGTTATCCATGCACTTGGA